The following proteins are encoded in a genomic region of Paenibacillus sp. FSL H3-0469:
- a CDS encoding FCD domain-containing protein, translating to MLAQTQRLTLVEQVAYQIQEKIESSEWQVGTRIPPEPELMEQLQVSRNTLREAIRALTYAGLLKTRQGDGTYVCSSSVLGSVIRKVIEHTDKFESLEVRYALEREAAALAALRRDEEDLAALRTCLDQCRQAAVQQDLEAYAHWDVEFHKMVIAASHNQLMSNLYNHISEALQNMILEMKDLKTVDFYIDSHALLYQAIADQNGHQAEEAVRLYIDKARTQEAHL from the coding sequence TTGTTAGCTCAGACTCAACGTTTAACCTTGGTGGAACAGGTGGCCTACCAGATCCAAGAGAAGATCGAAAGCAGCGAATGGCAAGTAGGGACGCGTATTCCTCCAGAGCCGGAGCTAATGGAGCAGCTTCAAGTCAGTCGTAATACCTTAAGGGAAGCAATTCGGGCTCTAACCTACGCGGGTCTGCTCAAGACCAGACAAGGGGATGGGACTTATGTATGCTCCTCCAGTGTTTTAGGGTCAGTGATTAGAAAAGTAATAGAGCATACCGATAAGTTTGAGAGCCTGGAGGTCCGGTATGCATTAGAACGAGAGGCGGCTGCCCTGGCTGCGCTCAGGAGAGACGAGGAAGATTTGGCGGCACTTCGGACATGTCTTGACCAGTGCAGACAAGCAGCCGTCCAGCAAGATCTTGAAGCGTATGCTCACTGGGACGTGGAGTTTCACAAAATGGTGATAGCCGCTTCACATAATCAATTGATGTCGAATTTATACAATCATATTTCTGAGGCGCTGCAAAACATGATTTTAGAAATGAAGGATCTCAAAACCGTGGATTTCTATATCGACTCTCATGCCCTGCTCTATCAGGCCATTGCGGATCAGAATGGTCATCAAGCGGAGGAGGCTGTTCGTTTATACATTGACAAAGCCCGTACACAGGAGGCACATCTATGA
- a CDS encoding TetR/AcrR family transcriptional regulator produces MADKKTDHRVRYTKMVIKESLLKLMTERSINKVTVTDICSEAGINRNTFYSHYANQFELLSTIENDLYEEIKQLGISSASPQKLSYELCKYIKANKTICEVLFSEHGNKELLERILYISHDLTIERWKQELKYFDPQLFESWYTFTAHGSIAIIKKWVSSGLKESPGKVAVFIDKATEAVSKAFYSEES; encoded by the coding sequence ATGGCAGACAAAAAAACAGATCACCGGGTGAGATATACAAAAATGGTTATTAAAGAAAGCCTGTTGAAGCTGATGACAGAACGGTCTATCAATAAAGTTACCGTGACCGACATTTGCAGCGAAGCAGGGATTAACCGCAACACCTTTTATTCACACTATGCGAATCAGTTTGAGCTTCTTTCAACAATCGAAAATGATCTATATGAAGAAATTAAGCAACTTGGGATTAGTTCTGCAAGCCCTCAAAAGCTTTCTTATGAATTATGTAAATATATAAAAGCGAATAAAACGATATGTGAGGTTCTGTTCTCGGAGCATGGCAACAAAGAATTATTGGAAAGAATCCTATATATCAGTCACGACCTAACGATTGAGCGCTGGAAGCAGGAATTAAAATATTTTGATCCGCAATTATTTGAATCCTGGTATACGTTCACCGCTCATGGCAGTATAGCTATTATTAAAAAGTGGGTGAGCAGCGGTCTGAAGGAAAGCCCGGGTAAGGTTGCAGTTTTTATTGATAAAGCCACAGAGGCCGTATCCAAAGCATTTTATTCCGAGGAATCATAA
- a CDS encoding MarR family transcriptional regulator: MEFQNHSKGHLYEQYIRMLHLNELYTEHEINLFREQAKKLQIDMLSNNITSVHVIDCIGDHEPINHTGITKRMNLSKASITSISSKLLETGFIMKNQLNNNRKEIYFSLTDKGRQVYQLHQKMHQAKEDNFYQFIESYSEAELQTIGKFMSDLLARAEEYSEGKFNGNEDI; the protein is encoded by the coding sequence GTGGAATTTCAAAATCATTCTAAAGGTCACCTTTATGAGCAATATATCAGAATGCTGCATTTGAACGAATTATATACAGAACATGAAATTAATCTGTTTCGTGAGCAAGCCAAAAAGCTTCAGATCGATATGCTGTCCAATAATATTACCAGTGTGCATGTTATTGATTGCATTGGTGATCATGAGCCGATCAATCATACCGGAATTACCAAAAGAATGAATCTGTCCAAAGCAAGCATTACAAGTATTAGTTCCAAGCTGTTGGAAACAGGCTTCATTATGAAAAATCAACTAAATAACAACCGGAAGGAGATTTATTTTAGCTTAACGGATAAGGGAAGACAGGTATATCAACTGCATCAAAAGATGCATCAAGCGAAAGAAGACAACTTTTATCAGTTTATTGAATCTTATTCAGAGGCTGAGTTACAGACGATCGGGAAATTCATGAGTGATTTGTTGGCGCGCGCCGAAGAATACTCCGAGGGGAAGTTTAATGGAAATGAAGATATTTAA
- a CDS encoding MFS transporter → MSSPEQLLNKQDGISNTGIRKQATLWFMIIGIIFIAANLRAPLTSVGPLVSLIRDNVHISNTLAGLITTVPLIAFALLSPFVPKLGHKYGIERIILISLIFLVIGIAVRSLSGAATLYVGTAILGFAITICNVLLPSLIKREFPQQMGTMTGVYSVSMNLCGAIASGISIPLAVGAGMNWQGALGVWGILSFISILFWIPLLKTPTNPAIIGSSTDKNHQVKIWRSPLAWQVTLFMGIQSAIFYVLVAWLPEILKEQGISSSQSGWFLSVLIMASLPFAFIVPVMAGRMSNQRSLVVITTILLLIGTLGLLYSSVQLLLLWVIILGIGAGFAFGLSMMFFGLRTQSAHQAAELSGMAQSIGYLLAAIGPALIGYLHDATHSWSAPLLILVGASALLGIIGLGAARNQFVGSTK, encoded by the coding sequence ATGAGTTCACCAGAACAATTGTTAAACAAGCAAGATGGAATATCCAATACCGGTATTCGGAAGCAAGCGACACTCTGGTTCATGATCATAGGAATTATTTTTATCGCAGCGAATTTGCGCGCACCCCTCACCTCAGTGGGACCCTTGGTCAGTCTTATTCGGGACAACGTGCATATTTCTAATACTTTAGCAGGCCTGATTACTACAGTTCCACTAATTGCATTTGCCCTATTATCACCTTTTGTACCCAAATTAGGACATAAATATGGTATAGAACGAATTATCCTGATTTCTCTTATTTTTTTAGTCATCGGTATTGCTGTTCGGTCGTTATCCGGAGCAGCGACTTTATATGTTGGAACTGCAATTCTGGGATTTGCTATTACTATATGTAATGTATTACTTCCCAGTCTGATTAAACGGGAATTTCCGCAGCAAATGGGGACTATGACAGGGGTCTATTCGGTTTCCATGAATCTATGCGGGGCAATTGCTTCCGGTATTAGTATTCCCTTAGCTGTGGGAGCAGGTATGAACTGGCAAGGTGCCCTTGGAGTATGGGGAATACTTAGCTTCATCTCTATTCTCTTTTGGATACCGCTGCTCAAGACTCCAACGAACCCCGCCATTATTGGTAGCAGCACAGATAAGAACCATCAGGTTAAAATATGGCGCTCCCCATTAGCCTGGCAGGTGACTCTCTTTATGGGAATACAATCAGCCATTTTCTATGTGCTGGTTGCCTGGCTGCCTGAAATCCTAAAAGAACAAGGCATCAGTTCGAGTCAATCCGGCTGGTTTCTATCGGTTCTGATTATGGCGTCCCTCCCCTTTGCCTTTATCGTTCCTGTTATGGCAGGGCGTATGTCTAACCAGCGGTCCTTGGTGGTTATTACAACAATCCTACTTTTGATCGGAACACTTGGGCTTCTCTATAGCAGTGTCCAACTGCTTCTGTTGTGGGTGATTATTCTTGGAATTGGAGCGGGCTTTGCCTTTGGCTTATCTATGATGTTTTTCGGTTTACGCACTCAAAGTGCCCATCAGGCGGCGGAACTATCGGGCATGGCCCAATCCATAGGATATCTGCTGGCAGCCATCGGCCCGGCGCTGATAGGTTACTTGCATGACGCCACTCATAGTTGGAGTGCTCCACTCCTGATCTTGGTTGGCGCTTCTGCCCTACTCGGTATCATTGGTCTTGGGGCGGCCAGAAATCAATTTGTGGGTTCTACGAAGTAA